The following are encoded in a window of Halosolutus halophilus genomic DNA:
- a CDS encoding class I SAM-dependent methyltransferase: MREFSEDYLRRTRSGMWDDSREALEPLDLSSRDRVLDVGCGTGELSRVLASECPGEVIGCDADRDLLAVAGEHVPVVAGDALQLPFPDDAFDLVVCQALLINLPDPAAALAEFARVSTTLVAAIEPDNGAVAVDSSVDAEESLERRARRAYLEGVDTDVTLGSGAKTAFTDAGLDVCETRRYDHVRTIEPPYDEHALTVARRKATGAGLADDRETMLDGELTGPEYDELRGAWREMGRDVIDQMGNREYRRTETVPFYVTVGRVTDA, translated from the coding sequence GTGCGCGAGTTCTCCGAAGACTACCTGCGCCGTACCCGCTCCGGGATGTGGGACGACTCCCGGGAGGCCCTCGAGCCGCTGGACCTGTCGTCCCGCGATCGCGTTCTCGACGTCGGCTGCGGGACCGGCGAGTTGAGCCGCGTGCTCGCATCGGAGTGTCCCGGCGAGGTGATCGGCTGCGACGCCGATCGGGACCTCCTCGCGGTCGCCGGCGAGCACGTCCCGGTGGTCGCCGGCGACGCGCTCCAACTACCGTTTCCCGACGACGCGTTCGACCTCGTCGTCTGTCAGGCGCTGTTGATCAACCTGCCCGATCCGGCCGCTGCGCTGGCGGAGTTCGCTCGCGTCTCGACGACCCTCGTCGCAGCGATCGAACCCGACAACGGTGCGGTCGCCGTCGACTCGAGCGTCGACGCCGAGGAGTCACTCGAACGGCGGGCGCGACGAGCCTATCTCGAGGGCGTCGACACCGACGTCACGCTGGGATCCGGTGCGAAAACGGCGTTTACGGACGCCGGACTCGACGTGTGCGAGACGCGGCGCTACGATCACGTCCGGACGATCGAACCGCCGTACGACGAGCACGCCCTGACCGTCGCCCGCCGCAAGGCGACGGGGGCCGGGCTGGCCGACGATCGCGAGACGATGCTCGACGGCGAGTTGACCGGGCCGGAGTACGACGAACTCCGGGGCGCCTGGCGTGAGATGGGCCGGGACGTGATCGATCAGATGGGCAACCGCGAGTACCGCCGCACCGAGACGGTGCCGTTCTACGTGACCGTCGGCCGGGTGACGGACGCATAG
- a CDS encoding MBL fold metallo-hydrolase encodes MAMISERVADGVYRCGSERVNWYLVETADGITVVDTGFPAHWEQFDSQLETMGHGVTDVDACILTHAHPDHAGFAERLHREAGVPVWVHEADAAHARGDAEVALTKGIVRLWRPELARYAVEFVRSGGLSVPPLTTFRTVADGETLDVPGSPRVVHTPGHSEGHVAYHFPEQEALFCGDELVTTDFVAGRGHRPQLLADWFNPDHDRAYKSLSRLESIGEVFILPGHGEPWYGHTETAVELAREREKRK; translated from the coding sequence ATGGCGATGATCTCGGAACGCGTTGCGGACGGCGTCTACCGGTGCGGGAGCGAGCGAGTGAACTGGTACCTCGTGGAGACGGCCGACGGCATCACGGTCGTCGATACTGGCTTTCCGGCACACTGGGAACAGTTCGACAGTCAACTCGAGACGATGGGCCACGGCGTGACGGACGTCGACGCCTGCATACTGACTCACGCGCATCCCGACCACGCGGGGTTCGCCGAGCGACTCCACAGGGAAGCCGGGGTCCCGGTGTGGGTCCATGAAGCCGACGCCGCACACGCTCGAGGCGACGCCGAGGTGGCTCTCACCAAAGGAATCGTTCGCCTCTGGCGGCCGGAGCTCGCCCGGTATGCGGTCGAATTCGTTCGCTCGGGTGGCCTCTCTGTCCCGCCGCTGACGACGTTTCGTACGGTCGCGGACGGCGAGACGCTCGACGTGCCGGGCTCGCCGCGAGTCGTTCACACCCCCGGCCACAGCGAGGGGCACGTCGCGTACCACTTCCCCGAGCAGGAGGCCCTCTTCTGCGGCGATGAACTCGTCACGACCGATTTCGTCGCCGGCCGCGGCCACCGGCCGCAACTGCTCGCCGACTGGTTCAACCCGGATCACGACCGCGCGTACAAGTCGCTGTCCCGACTCGAGTCGATCGGCGAGGTCTTCATCCTGCCGGGCCACGGCGAGCCGTGGTACGGTCACACCGAGACAGCCGTCGAACTCGCTCGAGAGCGAGAAAAACGGAAGTAA
- a CDS encoding deoxyribonuclease IV, which produces MKVGAHVSISGSRVSSDEETPPYDDIRNAVHRQRAFGGNCGQIFTTSPQVWQQPEISDEAADGFREETDELLEGPWVIHSAYLVNLCTPKDDLRRKSMESMQAELDAADKLGLPYVNVHLGAHTGAGVEGGLDNAASVIDELDVPDGVRILIESDAGSGTKLGGEFEHLAGIIDRTETDIGICIDTAHTLVAGNDLTTPEAVDETVGRFDDVVGLEYLEYVHLNDSKHDVGTHKDEHAHVGEGYIGEDGMKAIVNHPDLRELPFALETPTEDGRGFAWNIEKVKELREE; this is translated from the coding sequence ATGAAGGTCGGCGCACACGTTTCGATCTCCGGTTCGCGCGTCTCGTCCGACGAGGAAACACCGCCGTACGACGACATCCGCAACGCGGTCCACCGCCAGCGCGCCTTCGGCGGTAACTGCGGGCAGATCTTCACGACCTCGCCGCAGGTCTGGCAACAGCCAGAGATCAGCGACGAGGCCGCCGACGGGTTCCGGGAAGAGACCGACGAACTGCTCGAGGGGCCGTGGGTGATTCACTCGGCCTACCTCGTCAACCTCTGTACGCCGAAAGACGACCTCCGCCGGAAGTCGATGGAGAGCATGCAGGCCGAACTCGACGCCGCGGACAAACTCGGCCTTCCGTACGTCAACGTTCACCTCGGTGCGCACACGGGCGCGGGCGTCGAAGGTGGCCTCGACAACGCGGCGAGCGTCATCGACGAACTCGACGTCCCCGACGGCGTCCGGATCCTCATCGAGTCCGACGCCGGCAGCGGCACCAAACTCGGCGGCGAGTTCGAGCACCTGGCCGGCATCATCGATCGGACCGAGACCGACATCGGCATCTGCATCGACACCGCCCACACCCTGGTCGCGGGCAACGACCTCACGACCCCCGAGGCGGTCGACGAGACGGTCGGGCGGTTCGACGACGTGGTCGGCCTGGAGTATCTCGAGTACGTCCACCTCAACGACTCGAAACACGACGTGGGAACTCACAAGGACGAACACGCCCACGTCGGCGAGGGCTACATCGGCGAGGACGGCATGAAGGCGATCGTCAACCACCCCGACCTGCGGGAGTTGCCGTTCGCGCTCGAGACGCCGACCGAGGACGGCCGCGGGTTCGCCTGGAACATCGAGAAGGTCAAGGAACTGCGCGAGGAGTAG
- a CDS encoding lipoate--protein ligase family protein has translation MSDTTDRSTDTDLADRDWRLIRDEPRDGATQMALEEVAARTALEDDVRTVRTYSWEPSTLSLGYRQDADTVDWDFCEREGIDVTRRQTGGGGIYHDRYADISYTIVAPADEVPGDLMDCYELFCEPILEALDRMGVDAAFASVEQDAIYQPSCYLRDINPAHDIVAPADAGDDAEKISGNAQYRQRDVVIQHGSISYALEPRAHVGVFDADIDESTFTGRVTAIRDEAGIDRDEAVETIAGALRDWCDAAESTWNDDELEAARDLADRKFGTDAWVRDREVLEAGEQ, from the coding sequence ATGAGCGACACCACAGACCGTTCGACCGATACGGACCTCGCGGATCGGGACTGGCGGCTGATCCGGGACGAGCCTCGCGACGGAGCGACGCAGATGGCACTCGAGGAAGTCGCCGCGCGAACGGCGCTCGAGGACGACGTTCGAACCGTCCGCACGTACTCGTGGGAGCCGAGCACGCTCTCGCTTGGGTATCGACAGGACGCCGACACTGTCGACTGGGACTTCTGCGAACGGGAGGGGATCGACGTCACGCGCCGACAGACCGGCGGCGGCGGGATCTATCACGACCGGTACGCCGACATTTCCTACACCATCGTCGCCCCGGCCGACGAGGTTCCGGGGGACCTGATGGACTGTTACGAACTGTTCTGCGAACCGATCCTCGAGGCGTTGGATCGGATGGGCGTCGACGCCGCCTTCGCGTCGGTCGAGCAGGACGCAATCTACCAGCCCTCGTGCTATCTTCGGGACATCAACCCGGCCCACGACATCGTCGCGCCGGCGGACGCGGGCGACGACGCCGAGAAGATCAGCGGCAACGCCCAGTACCGACAGCGGGACGTCGTCATCCAGCACGGCTCGATCAGTTACGCTCTCGAGCCGCGGGCACACGTCGGCGTCTTCGACGCGGATATCGACGAATCGACGTTTACCGGTCGAGTGACCGCCATCCGCGACGAAGCGGGAATCGACCGCGACGAAGCGGTCGAGACGATCGCGGGAGCGCTGCGGGATTGGTGTGACGCGGCCGAGTCGACCTGGAACGACGACGAACTCGAGGCCGCTCGCGACCTCGCCGACCGGAAGTTCGGTACCGATGCGTGGGTGCGGGATCGAGAGGTCCTCGAGGCGGGCGAACAGTGA
- a CDS encoding sugar phosphate isomerase/epimerase family protein, which translates to MSTPKTAINLYSVRALDESLTEVLDRVAAAGYDGVQFAGQYSPIAAADPDAIADALADRDLEATPPHVGFEALRDDRESVRSAYGPFDVDGVVVPWLDESHFESAAAVDEAATELDDLAAALAADGWDLHYHNHAHEYAALDGERAFDRFCERTAIGIELDVGWALVGGDDPAERIRELGDRVSQVHMKDIDVGGVSGPVAADSDAVEFVEIGQGDVDMGACADAAAAVDAEWLIYEHDDPADPAGSIDRGAAFLDTL; encoded by the coding sequence ATGTCGACACCGAAGACCGCGATCAATCTCTACAGCGTGCGCGCCCTCGACGAATCGCTCACCGAGGTGCTCGATCGGGTCGCCGCCGCCGGCTACGACGGCGTTCAGTTCGCCGGTCAGTACAGCCCGATCGCCGCCGCCGACCCGGACGCGATCGCGGACGCGCTCGCCGACCGCGACCTCGAGGCGACGCCGCCACACGTCGGGTTCGAGGCGCTGCGAGACGATCGCGAAAGCGTCCGCTCGGCGTACGGGCCGTTCGACGTCGACGGCGTCGTCGTACCGTGGCTCGACGAATCGCACTTCGAATCGGCCGCGGCGGTCGACGAGGCTGCGACCGAACTCGACGACCTCGCGGCGGCGCTCGCTGCCGACGGATGGGACCTCCACTACCACAATCACGCCCACGAGTACGCGGCCCTCGACGGCGAGCGGGCGTTCGATCGCTTCTGCGAGAGAACCGCGATCGGCATCGAACTCGACGTCGGCTGGGCGCTCGTCGGCGGCGACGATCCCGCCGAACGCATCCGCGAACTCGGCGATCGGGTGTCTCAGGTTCACATGAAAGACATCGACGTCGGAGGGGTTTCCGGTCCGGTCGCCGCCGACTCGGACGCCGTCGAGTTCGTCGAAATCGGACAGGGCGACGTCGACATGGGGGCCTGTGCCGACGCGGCCGCGGCTGTCGACGCGGAGTGGCTGATCTACGAACACGACGATCCGGCGGATCCGGCGGGGTCGATCGATCGAGGGGCGGCGTTTCTGGACACCCTGTAA
- a CDS encoding serine/threonine-protein kinase RIO2, with product MVRNVAGLLPELDEEDFYLLSGVEQGMRFSEWVQREKLPKFTNMTEEEVDYRLERCLKRGLVEKETIQYEGYTLQFEGYDVLALRALVEQDTISEFGSPLGVGKESDVYEVRSYKPLALKYHREGYTNFREVHKERDYASDKEHVSWMYTARKAAEREHDILEDLYPDVSVPQPIDQNRHAIVMEKMDGVELSRTKLEDDQVVGVLDLLVSEIERAHEIGYVHADMSEYNVFVDKGGVTIFDWPQAVPTDHENADEFLRRDLGNVVGYFRRKYPQHVPDDVASDDLAASIEDGSFETVTEFV from the coding sequence ATGGTGCGAAACGTCGCCGGGCTACTCCCGGAACTCGACGAGGAAGACTTCTATCTCCTCTCGGGGGTCGAACAGGGGATGCGGTTCTCCGAGTGGGTCCAGCGAGAGAAGCTCCCGAAGTTCACCAATATGACCGAGGAGGAGGTCGACTACCGGCTCGAGCGCTGTCTCAAGCGCGGGCTAGTCGAGAAGGAGACGATCCAGTACGAGGGGTACACCCTCCAATTCGAAGGGTACGACGTCCTGGCGTTGCGAGCACTCGTCGAACAGGATACGATTTCCGAGTTCGGCTCGCCGCTGGGCGTCGGCAAGGAAAGCGACGTCTACGAGGTTCGATCGTACAAACCCCTGGCCCTGAAGTACCACCGCGAGGGGTACACGAACTTCCGGGAGGTCCACAAGGAACGCGACTACGCGTCCGACAAGGAACACGTCTCCTGGATGTACACCGCCCGCAAGGCCGCCGAACGGGAGCACGACATCTTGGAGGACCTGTACCCGGACGTTTCGGTCCCGCAGCCGATCGACCAGAACCGTCACGCGATCGTGATGGAGAAGATGGACGGCGTGGAACTCTCCCGGACGAAACTCGAGGACGACCAGGTGGTCGGAGTTCTCGATCTGCTGGTTTCCGAGATCGAACGCGCACACGAGATCGGATACGTCCACGCGGACATGAGCGAGTACAACGTCTTCGTCGACAAAGGGGGCGTCACGATTTTCGACTGGCCACAGGCCGTGCCGACGGACCACGAGAACGCCGACGAGTTCCTCCGTCGCGATCTGGGGAACGTCGTCGGCTACTTCCGGCGAAAGTACCCCCAGCACGTGCCGGACGACGTCGCGAGCGACGATCTCGCGGCGTCGATCGAGGACGGCTCGTTCGAGACCGTGACCGAGTTCGTGTGA